One part of the Sphingopyxis sp. PAMC25046 genome encodes these proteins:
- a CDS encoding polyphosphate kinase: MSIALSDYETGARYEGDYTDDLGELEDRLERLQAAHIIHGQRSIIMFEGWDAAGKGGIIQRLTASLDPRFFEVWPIGAPTDEEKARHFLWRFWKRLPGNREISIFDRSWYGRVLVERVEGFASEAEWRKGYDEINEFEAQLTGSATNLVKLFVHITQEEQDERFAARLDDPWKRWKTGTEDYRNRSKRKEYLVAIEEMFAQTSTRWAPWKVIDGNHKKTARIAALTHIVETLEAAVPMTPPDLDPAVVKLAAKAFGYKPKD, from the coding sequence ATGAGCATTGCCCTTTCCGATTATGAAACCGGCGCCAGATATGAGGGCGACTATACCGATGATCTAGGGGAGCTCGAGGATCGGCTCGAACGGCTCCAGGCCGCGCATATCATCCACGGCCAGCGCAGCATCATCATGTTCGAAGGCTGGGACGCGGCGGGAAAGGGCGGAATCATCCAGCGGCTGACGGCGTCGCTCGACCCGCGCTTTTTCGAGGTCTGGCCGATCGGCGCACCGACCGACGAGGAAAAGGCGCGTCATTTTCTCTGGCGCTTCTGGAAACGCCTGCCCGGCAATCGCGAAATTTCGATCTTCGACCGCAGCTGGTACGGCCGCGTCCTCGTCGAGCGTGTCGAGGGCTTCGCGAGCGAGGCCGAATGGCGCAAGGGCTACGACGAGATCAACGAGTTCGAAGCGCAACTGACCGGCAGCGCGACCAATCTCGTCAAGCTGTTCGTCCACATCACGCAGGAAGAGCAGGATGAACGTTTCGCCGCGCGCCTCGACGATCCGTGGAAGCGCTGGAAGACCGGAACCGAGGATTATCGCAACCGGTCGAAACGCAAGGAGTATCTCGTCGCGATCGAAGAAATGTTTGCGCAGACAAGCACGCGCTGGGCGCCGTGGAAGGTGATCGACGGCAACCACAAGAAGACGGCGCGCATCGCGGCGCTGACCCATATCGTCGAAACGCTCGAGGCGGCGGTGCCGATGACCCCGCCCGATCTCGACCCGGCGGTCGTCAAACTCGCGGCGAAGGCGTTTGGCTACAAGCCCAAAGACTAG
- the aspS gene encoding aspartate--tRNA ligase — protein sequence MHAYRTHNCGQLRAEDVGKNVRVSGWVHRKRDHGGLLFVDLRDHYGLTQIVADSSDAAFATLDGLRVESVVTITGDVVARSVETTNANLPTGAIEVRAREVAVQSAAIELPMPVAGEQEYPEDIRLKYRFLDLRRERLHANILLRSNVIASLRRRMVEQGFTEYQTPILTASSPEGARDYLVPSRVHPGKFYALPQAPQMFKQLLMVAGFDRYFQIAPCFRDEDARADRSPGEFYQLDFEMSFVTQDDVFNAIEPVLAGVFEEFAGGKSVTPAGSFPRIPYRESMLKYGNDKPDLRNPLIITDVSAHFAGSGFGRFADIVAVGDVVRAVPAPATAEKSRKFFDDMNSWAQSEGFAGLGYATRKGGEWGGPIAKNHGPEKMDALAAELGIGPDDGLFFAAGKEAVAVKLAGLARTRVAEQLDLIDANKFEMCWIVDFPMFEADEDTGKIDFSHNPFSMPQGELEALETKDPLDILAWQYDIVCNGVELSSGAIRNHRPDIMYKAFEIAGYSQADVDANFSGMINAFKFGAPPHGGSAPGVDRIVMLLADEPNIREVVVFPMNQKAEDLMMGAPAPVSDRQLKELSIRLVDGPKS from the coding sequence ATGCACGCCTATCGCACCCATAATTGTGGCCAGCTTCGCGCCGAGGACGTCGGAAAGAATGTCCGCGTCTCGGGTTGGGTGCATCGCAAGCGCGACCATGGCGGGCTGCTCTTCGTCGACCTGCGCGACCATTATGGTCTGACACAGATCGTCGCCGATAGCAGCGATGCGGCCTTCGCCACGCTCGACGGCCTGCGCGTTGAAAGCGTCGTGACGATCACCGGCGACGTTGTCGCGCGCTCTGTCGAAACGACCAACGCGAACCTGCCCACCGGTGCGATCGAAGTCCGCGCGCGCGAGGTTGCCGTCCAGTCGGCGGCGATCGAACTGCCGATGCCGGTCGCGGGCGAGCAGGAGTATCCCGAGGATATCCGCCTCAAATACCGTTTCCTCGACCTGCGCCGCGAGCGGCTGCATGCGAACATCCTGCTACGCTCGAACGTCATCGCGTCGCTGCGCCGCCGCATGGTCGAGCAAGGATTCACCGAATATCAGACGCCGATCCTGACCGCCTCGTCGCCCGAGGGCGCGCGCGACTATCTGGTGCCGAGCCGCGTTCACCCCGGCAAATTCTACGCGCTGCCGCAGGCGCCGCAGATGTTCAAGCAGCTGCTGATGGTCGCGGGCTTCGACCGCTATTTCCAGATCGCGCCCTGCTTCCGTGACGAGGATGCGCGCGCCGACCGCTCGCCGGGCGAATTCTACCAGCTTGACTTCGAGATGAGCTTCGTCACGCAAGACGACGTCTTCAACGCGATCGAGCCGGTGCTCGCCGGCGTGTTCGAGGAGTTCGCGGGCGGCAAATCGGTGACCCCGGCGGGCTCGTTCCCGCGCATCCCGTACCGTGAGTCGATGCTGAAGTACGGCAACGACAAGCCGGACCTGCGCAACCCGCTGATCATCACCGATGTCTCGGCGCACTTCGCCGGATCGGGCTTCGGCCGCTTCGCCGATATCGTCGCCGTGGGCGATGTCGTACGCGCGGTCCCGGCGCCGGCGACCGCCGAGAAGAGCCGCAAATTCTTCGACGACATGAACAGCTGGGCGCAGAGCGAAGGCTTCGCGGGACTCGGCTACGCGACGCGCAAAGGCGGCGAATGGGGCGGCCCGATCGCCAAGAATCACGGGCCGGAAAAGATGGACGCGCTCGCCGCCGAGCTCGGCATCGGGCCCGACGACGGCCTCTTCTTCGCCGCGGGCAAGGAAGCCGTCGCCGTGAAGCTCGCCGGTCTCGCGCGCACCCGTGTCGCCGAACAGCTTGACCTCATCGATGCGAACAAGTTCGAAATGTGCTGGATCGTCGACTTCCCGATGTTCGAGGCCGACGAGGACACGGGGAAGATCGATTTCAGCCACAACCCCTTCTCGATGCCGCAGGGCGAGCTCGAGGCGCTGGAAACCAAGGATCCCCTCGACATTCTCGCGTGGCAATATGACATCGTCTGCAACGGCGTCGAGCTGTCGTCGGGCGCGATCCGGAACCACCGTCCGGACATTATGTACAAGGCGTTCGAAATTGCGGGCTACAGTCAGGCCGATGTCGATGCGAATTTCAGCGGCATGATCAATGCCTTCAAATTCGGCGCACCGCCGCACGGCGGTTCGGCGCCGGGAGTCGACCGCATCGTGATGTTGCTCGCTGATGAGCCCAACATCCGCGAAGTGGTCGTCTTCCCGATGAACCAGAAGGCCGAGGATCTGATGATGGGCGCGCCCGCGCCGGTCAGCGACAGGCAGCTCAAGGAACTCAGCATTCGCCTCGTCGACGGTCCGAAGAGCTAA
- a CDS encoding histidine phosphotransferase family protein, producing MSDDRVDFASMLASRLCHDLLSPVGAFANGLELLADEKEPEMRARCIELLEQSARTSANKLKFFRLAFGSAGGFGELVPADEAKSAIQGIIGDRAIELNWMIGSDPLPKPAVKIILNLALLLVDALVRGGRLDIGCEKQAEGIEIALHVEAERIFLDADVERILAEGEGATAMTSRTAPAVLVQAVARQSDGTVMLARETPTSLLVGAVLRGR from the coding sequence ATGTCCGACGATCGCGTCGATTTCGCCTCGATGCTGGCTTCGCGCCTGTGTCACGACCTCTTGAGCCCGGTCGGCGCCTTCGCCAACGGCCTCGAACTGCTTGCCGACGAAAAAGAGCCCGAAATGCGGGCGCGGTGCATCGAACTGCTCGAACAGAGCGCGCGAACCTCGGCGAACAAGCTCAAATTCTTCCGCCTCGCCTTCGGCTCGGCAGGCGGCTTCGGTGAGCTCGTGCCGGCCGACGAAGCCAAATCGGCAATCCAGGGCATCATCGGCGACCGCGCGATCGAGCTTAACTGGATGATCGGCAGCGACCCGCTGCCCAAGCCGGCGGTCAAGATCATCCTCAACCTCGCGCTGCTGCTCGTCGATGCGCTGGTGCGCGGCGGCCGGCTCGATATCGGCTGCGAAAAGCAGGCGGAAGGCATCGAAATCGCGCTGCACGTAGAGGCCGAGCGGATTTTCCTCGATGCCGATGTCGAACGCATCCTCGCCGAAGGCGAGGGCGCGACCGCCATGACCTCGCGCACCGCGCCCGCGGTGCTGGTGCAAGCGGTCGCGCGGCAGAGCGATGGCACCGTGATGTTGGCGCGCGAGACGCCGACCTCGCTGCTCGTCGGCGCGGTGCTCAGGGGGCGCTGA
- the rpoH gene encoding RNA polymerase sigma factor RpoH, with amino-acid sequence MANKSNVPAVVPALGGEASLNRYLAEIRKFPLLTPEQEYMLAKRFQEHEDSEAAAQLVTSHLRLVAKIAMGYRGYGLPVSELISEGNIGLMQGVKKFDPERGFRLATYAMWWIRASIQEFILRSWSLVKMGTTAAQKKLFFNLRRMKNNLEAFEDGDLSPEHVAKIATDLGVTEDEVVSMNRRMAMGGDTSLNVPMGEDGDSQWQDLLGDEGPLQDERVAEAQERDVRHALLNEALETLNERERHILTERRLTDDPKTLEDLSQVYDVSRERVRQIEVRAFEKLQKAMLKLAGDRRLVSA; translated from the coding sequence ATGGCTAACAAAAGCAATGTTCCGGCAGTGGTGCCCGCGCTCGGCGGTGAGGCGAGCCTGAACCGCTATCTGGCCGAAATCCGCAAATTTCCGCTTCTGACGCCCGAGCAGGAATATATGCTCGCCAAGCGATTTCAGGAGCATGAAGACAGCGAGGCGGCGGCGCAGCTCGTTACCTCGCATCTCCGCCTCGTCGCGAAGATCGCGATGGGGTATCGCGGCTATGGCCTGCCCGTCAGCGAGCTGATCAGCGAAGGCAATATCGGCCTGATGCAGGGTGTGAAGAAGTTCGACCCCGAACGCGGCTTCCGCCTCGCGACCTATGCGATGTGGTGGATTCGCGCTTCGATCCAGGAATTCATCCTCCGCTCGTGGAGCCTCGTCAAGATGGGCACGACCGCGGCGCAGAAGAAGCTGTTCTTCAACCTCCGCCGGATGAAGAACAACCTCGAGGCGTTTGAGGACGGCGACCTGTCGCCCGAACATGTCGCGAAGATCGCGACCGATCTTGGCGTGACCGAGGACGAGGTCGTCAGCATGAACCGCCGCATGGCAATGGGGGGCGACACCTCGCTCAACGTGCCCATGGGTGAGGATGGCGACAGCCAGTGGCAGGATCTGCTGGGCGACGAAGGCCCGCTGCAGGACGAACGCGTCGCCGAAGCGCAGGAGCGCGACGTGCGGCATGCGCTGCTCAACGAGGCGCTCGAAACGCTCAACGAACGCGAACGCCACATTCTGACCGAGCGCCGCCTGACCGACGACCCCAAGACGCTCGAGGATCTGAGCCAGGTCTATGACGTCAGCCGCGAGCGCGTCCGCCAGATCGAGGTCCGCGCGTTTGAAAAGCTGCAAAAGGCGATGCTCAAGCTCGCCGGCGACCGGCGCCTCGTCTCGGCCTGA
- a CDS encoding RluA family pseudouridine synthase: MLGDDEILTVTLQDGAAGLRLDRALAEALPSLSRERLKTLIKGGRVTDASGTILWDPSAKAAAPAMIEVRLPAAAPAHNVAQDMDLVIAFEDEHLIVVDKPAGMVVHPAAGNLDGTMVNALLHHCAGQLSGIGGVARPGIVHRIDKDTSGLIVAAKHDKAHEGLAKQFAAHSIDRRYLALATGRPMPANGTVDAALGRSSTNRKKMAVVAEGRGKRAVTHYRTVEPLKNATLVECRLETGRTHQVRVHMAHIGHPLVGDPVYGRTKKPLSEVLKARHFARQALHAAHLGFIHPVTGNRIALDSELPADMRELIDELRV; the protein is encoded by the coding sequence ATGTTGGGGGACGACGAGATACTTACCGTGACGCTTCAGGATGGCGCGGCCGGGTTGCGGCTCGACCGGGCGCTCGCCGAAGCGCTCCCATCCCTTTCGCGCGAGCGGTTGAAGACGCTGATCAAGGGTGGCCGCGTTACCGATGCGAGCGGCACGATCTTGTGGGACCCGTCGGCCAAAGCCGCTGCGCCCGCGATGATCGAGGTTCGCCTGCCCGCCGCGGCGCCCGCGCATAACGTCGCGCAGGACATGGACCTTGTCATCGCGTTCGAGGACGAGCATCTGATCGTCGTCGACAAGCCCGCGGGAATGGTCGTTCATCCCGCCGCGGGCAATCTCGACGGCACGATGGTCAACGCATTGCTCCACCATTGCGCGGGACAATTGTCGGGGATCGGCGGCGTCGCGCGCCCCGGGATCGTCCACCGCATCGACAAGGACACAAGCGGGCTGATCGTCGCCGCCAAGCACGACAAGGCGCATGAGGGACTCGCGAAGCAGTTCGCCGCGCACAGCATCGACCGCCGCTACCTCGCGCTCGCGACCGGGCGCCCGATGCCCGCGAACGGCACCGTCGACGCCGCGCTCGGCCGGTCGAGCACCAACCGCAAGAAAATGGCGGTGGTCGCCGAAGGACGCGGCAAGCGTGCGGTCACCCATTACCGGACGGTCGAGCCGCTGAAGAACGCGACGCTTGTCGAATGCCGGCTCGAAACCGGGCGCACCCATCAGGTGCGCGTCCATATGGCGCATATCGGCCACCCGCTGGTCGGCGATCCGGTCTATGGCCGGACCAAAAAGCCGCTGTCGGAAGTGCTGAAAGCGCGGCATTTCGCGCGGCAGGCATTGCACGCGGCCCATTTGGGCTTTATTCATCCGGTGACCGGTAACAGGATCGCGCTCGACAGCGAACTCCCAGCGGATATGCGGGAACTGATCGATGAATTGCGCGTTTAG
- a CDS encoding alpha/beta hydrolase has translation MGEQPRELRMGTPDGEICWFEWGDRSDRPSLLLLHATGFHARLWDQVVAALPAGTHVVAPDHRGHGRSHRPATLASWTATADVLLPLVDGLGGHPLVGCGHSMGAYVLTRLASQRPAAFAHLVLIDPVIMDPALYEGESAKPIPDPADHPVARRRNAWASAEEMRARFAGRPPYANWDARVLADYCTHGLLPVAVGDGLELACPPALEASVYQNALRTSPHEWLHYLSVPSTLIRAPTGERGGELDFSLSPTWTGLGPAIRAERDELWAEHSHFIPMENPARVAALLANFL, from the coding sequence ATGGGCGAGCAGCCGCGCGAACTCCGGATGGGGACGCCGGATGGCGAGATTTGCTGGTTCGAGTGGGGCGACCGTTCGGACCGGCCCTCGCTGCTCCTGCTCCACGCCACCGGTTTTCACGCGCGCCTGTGGGACCAGGTCGTTGCTGCCTTGCCCGCTGGAACGCATGTCGTGGCGCCCGACCATCGCGGGCATGGGCGCAGCCATCGCCCCGCGACCCTCGCCAGCTGGACGGCGACCGCCGATGTGCTGCTCCCGCTGGTCGACGGCCTCGGCGGCCATCCGCTCGTCGGCTGCGGCCACAGCATGGGCGCCTATGTGCTGACCCGGCTCGCGTCGCAGCGGCCGGCGGCCTTCGCCCATCTCGTCTTGATCGATCCGGTGATCATGGACCCCGCCCTTTACGAGGGTGAGAGCGCCAAGCCGATTCCCGATCCTGCCGATCATCCGGTGGCGCGCCGCCGCAACGCGTGGGCCAGCGCCGAAGAGATGCGTGCGCGCTTTGCAGGCCGGCCGCCTTATGCGAACTGGGACGCGCGCGTACTCGCCGACTATTGCACGCATGGCCTGCTTCCCGTCGCGGTCGGCGACGGGCTCGAACTCGCCTGCCCGCCTGCGCTTGAAGCGTCGGTCTATCAGAATGCGCTGCGAACCAGCCCGCACGAATGGCTGCACTATCTGTCCGTGCCATCGACGCTGATCCGCGCGCCGACCGGCGAGCGCGGCGGCGAACTCGACTTTTCGTTGAGCCCGACCTGGACCGGCCTTGGTCCGGCGATCCGCGCCGAGCGTGACGAGTTATGGGCCGAGCATAGCCATTTCATTCCTATGGAGAATCCGGCGCGCGTCGCCGCACTGCTCGCCAATTTTCTCTGA
- a CDS encoding FAD-binding protein, with protein MPILKLRDEGRWTNYHGTGTCEAATRFVLRSGDAERGRDEIAIAAKAVRDWLAEAAATQRRVRPLGAGWSPSNVNIASQSWLLHTRRFNRCFRIHADNVRPGIDAAALMLVEAGALVDEVSDKLEAQGRSLWTSGAGNGQTFAGACATGTHGSMIARGGIQDHIRAVQIVTPGGIHWIEPESGVMSDAFILATGSNPLRDDDVFAAAQLPVGALGVITALVVDSEPKFLVRPIQNLRKVAPGALDWLAAGDFRRFSATYALDRDPDFVQMIFNPYKPFKRPAMLRFLYREPWRDDYPRATPGQLGAGYDALSLLGQLLDDYPWARGALLQFAMKLGYAAGPDVNDPAVYGSWGEGLDTHRPMADLFNASVTIDRADLARAFERICAVYARHGGSTVVTVRFMERAQGLLAPARFTHNAVIDFDGPRSQRTADAYARVVDCLDAEGIAFTRHWAKSCHLDAARVAADYGEDFRRWRAAQGRLMPDPVHRALFGSEVLDGLGLTC; from the coding sequence ATGCCTATCCTCAAACTCCGCGACGAAGGCCGCTGGACCAATTATCACGGCACCGGGACCTGCGAGGCGGCGACGCGTTTCGTGCTGCGCAGCGGTGACGCGGAGCGCGGACGCGACGAAATCGCGATCGCCGCGAAGGCGGTGCGGGACTGGCTCGCCGAAGCCGCCGCCACGCAGCGCCGCGTCCGTCCGCTCGGTGCGGGCTGGTCGCCGTCGAACGTCAATATCGCGTCGCAAAGCTGGCTGCTCCATACGCGCCGGTTCAACCGCTGCTTTCGCATCCATGCCGACAACGTCCGTCCCGGCATCGATGCCGCCGCGCTGATGCTCGTCGAGGCAGGGGCCCTCGTCGACGAAGTGTCCGACAAGCTCGAAGCGCAGGGCCGATCACTCTGGACCAGCGGCGCCGGCAACGGCCAGACCTTTGCGGGTGCGTGCGCCACCGGCACCCACGGCTCGATGATCGCGCGCGGCGGTATCCAGGATCATATACGCGCGGTTCAGATCGTCACGCCCGGAGGCATCCACTGGATCGAGCCGGAGAGTGGCGTGATGAGCGACGCGTTCATCCTCGCGACCGGATCAAATCCGCTGCGTGACGACGATGTCTTCGCCGCAGCCCAGCTTCCCGTCGGGGCGCTCGGCGTCATCACTGCGCTCGTTGTCGATAGCGAGCCCAAATTCCTTGTCCGGCCGATCCAGAATCTGCGCAAGGTCGCCCCCGGCGCACTCGACTGGCTCGCCGCAGGCGATTTCCGGCGCTTCTCGGCGACCTACGCGCTCGACCGCGATCCCGACTTCGTCCAGATGATCTTCAATCCCTATAAGCCGTTCAAGCGGCCCGCGATGCTGCGTTTCCTCTACCGCGAACCATGGCGCGACGACTATCCGCGGGCGACACCCGGCCAGCTCGGCGCGGGCTATGACGCACTCAGCCTTTTGGGGCAGTTGCTCGACGATTATCCATGGGCGCGCGGCGCGTTGCTGCAATTCGCGATGAAACTGGGCTATGCCGCCGGCCCCGACGTCAACGATCCAGCCGTCTATGGGAGCTGGGGCGAGGGGCTCGACACGCACCGCCCCATGGCGGACCTGTTCAACGCCTCGGTCACCATCGACCGCGCCGACCTTGCGCGGGCCTTCGAACGGATCTGTGCGGTTTATGCACGCCATGGCGGCTCGACCGTCGTCACCGTGCGCTTCATGGAGCGCGCGCAGGGATTGCTTGCGCCGGCGCGTTTTACGCACAACGCCGTGATCGATTTCGACGGCCCGCGCAGCCAGCGCACCGCCGATGCCTATGCGCGCGTCGTCGACTGCCTCGATGCCGAAGGGATCGCCTTCACGCGGCACTGGGCGAAAAGCTGCCATCTCGACGCGGCGCGCGTCGCCGCCGACTATGGCGAGGATTTTCGTCGCTGGCGTGCGGCGCAGGGCCGCTTGATGCCCGATCCGGTCCACCGCGCGCTGTTCGGGAGCGAGGTTCTCGATGGTCTCGGCCTGACCTGCTGA
- the mtgA gene encoding monofunctional biosynthetic peptidoglycan transglycosylase, with the protein MTTTKKQKKRRKLPWYLRPFKWLLWFVAFSVLWVLIYAIAPPPVTLTMLLDSNGITKDWESLSNIDRNMVRAVIAAEDGKFCSHNGFDRDAIEEAIERNAKGKKLRGGSTVSQQTAKNVFLWQGSGWTRYVRKVPEVWFTFLIETIWGKRRIMEVYLNVAETGIGTYGVEAGAQRYFKHGAAKLTPREAARIAAILPLPKKREAISPSGFTRRYGNTITARIGVVRRDGLDACVYK; encoded by the coding sequence ATGACGACCACAAAGAAGCAAAAGAAGCGCCGCAAGTTGCCCTGGTACCTGCGGCCCTTCAAATGGCTGCTCTGGTTTGTCGCGTTTTCGGTCCTGTGGGTGCTGATCTACGCCATCGCGCCGCCGCCTGTAACGCTGACGATGCTGCTCGACAGCAACGGCATCACCAAGGATTGGGAAAGCCTGTCGAACATCGACCGCAACATGGTGCGCGCGGTGATCGCGGCCGAGGACGGCAAATTCTGCAGCCATAACGGCTTCGACCGCGACGCGATCGAAGAGGCGATCGAGCGCAACGCCAAAGGGAAGAAACTGCGCGGCGGATCGACGGTCAGCCAGCAGACCGCAAAGAATGTCTTCCTGTGGCAGGGCAGCGGCTGGACGCGCTATGTCCGCAAGGTGCCCGAAGTGTGGTTCACCTTCCTGATCGAGACGATCTGGGGCAAAAGACGGATCATGGAGGTTTACCTCAACGTCGCCGAGACGGGCATCGGCACCTATGGCGTCGAGGCGGGCGCGCAGCGTTATTTCAAGCATGGCGCGGCCAAGCTGACCCCACGCGAGGCGGCCCGCATCGCCGCGATCCTGCCTCTGCCCAAGAAGCGCGAGGCGATCAGCCCGTCGGGATTCACGCGGCGTTACGGCAACACGATTACCGCGCGCATCGGCGTGGTGCGGCGCGATGGGCTGGATGCGTGCGTTTATAAATAG
- a CDS encoding OmpA family protein translates to MKRALLSIAAAASIGGCSANAPADAAKEGESPMATPAPAADTAPQPTRPGLSAKVSPLTGAVSGLRTRVTDMGTVIDLPADALFEYDKAVLTPAAEVELRKATEMIRRSPSGAIRVIGHTDSKGDEAYNQRLSEARANSVADWLREQVGVRQREFLVSGRGETAPVAPNENAAGGDDPAGRAKNRRVELVVPTAGNRSSAPAG, encoded by the coding sequence ATGAAGCGGGCGCTTCTGTCGATCGCCGCCGCCGCTTCGATCGGCGGCTGTTCGGCGAACGCCCCGGCCGATGCCGCCAAGGAGGGCGAAAGCCCGATGGCGACGCCGGCGCCCGCCGCTGACACCGCCCCACAGCCGACGCGCCCAGGCCTGAGCGCAAAAGTCAGCCCGCTCACGGGCGCGGTGAGCGGACTTCGGACGCGGGTCACCGACATGGGCACGGTCATCGACCTGCCTGCCGACGCGTTGTTCGAATATGACAAGGCCGTGCTGACCCCTGCGGCAGAGGTGGAACTGCGCAAAGCAACCGAGATGATCCGCCGCAGCCCGTCCGGAGCGATCCGGGTGATCGGACATACCGACAGCAAGGGCGATGAAGCCTACAACCAGAGGCTTTCCGAAGCGCGCGCGAACAGCGTCGCGGATTGGCTTCGCGAGCAGGTCGGCGTTCGCCAGCGCGAGTTCCTGGTGTCGGGTCGGGGCGAAACCGCGCCGGTCGCGCCCAACGAAAATGCCGCGGGCGGCGATGATCCCGCCGGGCGCGCAAAGAACCGGCGGGTCGAGCTGGTTGTACCGACAGCAGGTAACCGATCGTCAGCTCCCGCCGGGTAA
- a CDS encoding J domain-containing protein produces MSRAKRSDDWGFPRWRPYGSSRETQKVRLCDRHGCTNPGNCPAPKSPNSPERWYFCETHAAEYNRGWDYFAGLSAEDAAARAAEEAQGARSYARAQHYAWGGSGDDSRSADEMRALEILDLEPDADFEATKKAWRNLAKECHPDVKPGDAEAAKRFAAGQAAFEVLKQAEERKSWKPA; encoded by the coding sequence ATGAGCCGCGCCAAGAGATCCGACGACTGGGGTTTTCCCCGCTGGCGCCCCTATGGCTCGTCGCGCGAGACGCAGAAGGTGCGCCTGTGCGATCGTCACGGCTGCACCAACCCCGGCAACTGCCCCGCGCCCAAGTCGCCGAACAGCCCCGAACGCTGGTATTTCTGCGAAACCCACGCTGCCGAATATAATCGCGGTTGGGACTATTTCGCCGGTCTGTCGGCCGAGGACGCCGCCGCGCGCGCCGCCGAGGAAGCGCAGGGTGCGCGCAGCTATGCGCGAGCGCAGCATTATGCTTGGGGCGGATCGGGCGACGATAGCCGCAGTGCTGACGAAATGCGCGCGCTCGAAATCCTCGACCTCGAGCCCGATGCCGATTTCGAGGCGACGAAAAAGGCATGGCGCAATCTCGCCAAGGAATGCCACCCCGACGTCAAGCCGGGTGACGCCGAGGCCGCAAAGCGCTTCGCTGCGGGGCAGGCGGCGTTCGAGGTGCTCAAACAGGCCGAAGAGCGGAAAAGCTGGAAGCCGGCCTGA